From the Candidatus Methylomirabilota bacterium genome, the window TGGCTCGCGCCCGCCGCGATCTCCCAGCCGAAGATCGTCAAGATCGGGGACGTCGGCTCCAAGGTCGGCGTCTACGAGGGCTACGGGAAATACCAGACGTGGGGCATCCAGATGGCCGTCGAGGAGCTGAACGCCAAGGGCGGCGTCCTCGGCCACCGGATCGAGATCATCTCCGAGGACGACGAGACGAAGCCCGCGCCGGCCGTGCGCAAGGCCGAGAAGCTCATCCTCCAGGACGACGTGAAGCTCCTCGTCGGCGCCGTCTCGAGCGGGTCCACCATGGCGATGATGGACGTCAGCAAGAAGCTCAAGACGATCCACTGGAACTCGGTCTCCTGCGCCGAGTTCATGCGGACGACGAAGTTCCACAAGTACTACTTCTCGAACCAGCCCGACGCGCGGATGCAGGCGAACGGGCTCGCGAAGTACGTCGTCGAGAAGATGGGCAAGAAGGTCTACATCTTCTACGTCGACTACGCGATGGGGCAGTCGGACGGGCGTCAGTTCAAGACCGCGATCGAGAAGCTCGGCGGCGAGGTCGTCGGCGTCGCCGGCGCACCGCTCGATACCAAGGACTTCAGCCAGTACTTCGGCTCGATCAACGCGTCGGGCGCCGACGTGCTGTTCCTCGCCTTCGCCGGCACCGACTCGCTGCGGCTCATGACCCAGCTCCACTCGTTCGGCATGACCAAGAAGTACCGGCTGGCGGGGATCGACTGCT encodes:
- a CDS encoding ABC transporter substrate-binding protein; the protein is MKRLTWLVLLVVLAAGVAWLAPAAISQPKIVKIGDVGSKVGVYEGYGKYQTWGIQMAVEELNAKGGVLGHRIEIISEDDETKPAPAVRKAEKLILQDDVKLLVGAVSSGSTMAMMDVSKKLKTIHWNSVSCAEFMRTTKFHKYYFSNQPDARMQANGLAKYVVEKMGKKVYIFYVDYAMGQSDGRQFKTAIEKLGGEVVGVAGAPLDTKDFSQYFGSINASGADVLFLAFAGTDSLRLMTQLHSFGMTKKYRLAGIDCFLLQQDLPSIADAMEGFVQLNHFSAYNPDPNMQAFNQRFKKKFGVDANIAAGAYDAVLFWAAAVEKAKSFDPDQVAEAHEGMCLDNTHIGRQCIRKEDHQVVMDMHLYQVKGGKNLPIARINGSDTIGEPMVGKDPVAGFTWELKKKN